From a single Apium graveolens cultivar Ventura chromosome 2, ASM990537v1, whole genome shotgun sequence genomic region:
- the LOC141708656 gene encoding aldehyde dehydrogenase 1-like isoform X2: MSGESNGKLTEAATVKKMELIPEIKFTKLFINGQFVDSVSGKTFETIDPRTGDVITKVAQGIKEDIDLAVQAARDAFDDGPWPRLSGAQRRRILMKLADLIDANAEELAALDAIDGGKLFHDGKNIDIPGAAETFRYYAGVADKIHGETLKMSREFQAYTLREPIGVVGHIIPWNFPTQMFAMKVGPALAAGCTMIVKPAEQTPLSALYCAHLTKLAGIPDGAVNVVTGYGPVAGAAISSHMDIDKVSFTGSTEVGRLVMQAAAMSNLKQVSLELGGKSPVIIFDDAELDKAVDLALLGSLYNKAKICVAGSRVFVQEGIYVEFVKKLEEKVRLWVVGDPFDVDSQQGPQVEKKQFEKILSYIEHGKREGATLLAGGKRFGQKGFYIQPTIFTDVKDDMIIAKEEIFGPVMSVLKFKTTGEVIRRANATKYGLAAGVITNNLDTANTVSRSIRAGVIWINCYFAFDRDSPYGGYKMSGFGRDMGIDGLDKYLHAKSVATPIYNSPWL; the protein is encoded by the exons ATGAGTGGGGAAAGCAATGGAAAGCTAACAGAAGCTGCTACAGTGAAGAAGATGGAGTTGATTCCTGAAATCAAGTTCACCAAGCTGTTTATCAATGGACAATTTGTTGATTCCGTCTCTG GTAAAACTTTCGAGACTATAGACCCAAGAACAGGAGATGTAATTACAAAGGTTGCCCAAGGAATCAAAGAAGATATTGATTTGGCTGTCCAGGCTGCCCGTGATGCATTTGACGATGGACCATGGCCTCGCTTATCAGGAGCT CAAAGGAGAAGGATTTTGATGAAACTGGCCGACTTGATTGACGCAAACGCAGAAGAGTTGGCTGCTTTGGATGCAATTGACGGAGGAAAACTATTTCATGATGGCAAGAATATTGATATTCCGGGTGCAGCAGAAACCTTCCGCTATTATGCAGGTGTAGCAGATAAAATTCATGGAGAAACATTGAaaatgtcgagggagtttcaagcATACACTTTGCGTGAGCCCATTGGTGTTGTTGGGCACATCATTCCTTGGAACTTCCCCACTCAAATGTTTGCAATGAAAGTTGGTCCAGCATTAGCTGCTGGCTGCACCATGATCGTCAAGCCCGCCGAGCAGACACCTCTTTCAGCTTTGTACTGTGCTCATTTGACGAAGCTG GCAGGCATTCCAGATGGAGCGGTCAATGTTGTAACAGGTTACGGGCCCGTAGCTGGTGCTGCTATTAGTTCTCATATGGACATTGATAAG GTAAGTTTCACAGGATCCACAGAAGTGGGGCGTTTAGTAATGCAGGCTGCAGCAATGAGCAACTTAAAACAAGTCTCACTTGAACTAGGGGGCAAATCTCCCGTCATAATATTCGATGATGCAGAGCTTGATAAAGCGGTGGATCTAGCTCTTTTAGGAAGTCTGTATAATAAGGCAA AAATTTGTGTGGCCGGTTCCCGTGTCTTTGTCCAGGAAGGTATTTATGTTGAATTTGTGAAGAAATTGGAAGAGAAAGTCAGATTATGGGTAGTGGGGGATCCATTTGATGTAGATTCTCAGCAAGGACCTCAA GTCGAGAAGAAACAATTTGAGAAAATACTTTCGTACATTGAACATGGCAAGAGGGAAGGTGCCACTTTGTTAGCTGGTGGGAAGCGCTTTGGCCAAAAGGGATTTTATATTCAGCCAACTATATTTACTGATGTTAAG GATGATATGATAATCGCAAAGGAAGAAATATTCGGTCCTGTCATGTCAGTCCTGAAGTTCAA GACCACTGGTGAGGTGATTAGAAGAGCTAATGCCACAAAATATGGTTTGGCAGCAGGTGTTATCACCAATAATTTGGACACAGCCAACACTGTATCAAGATCAATTCGAGCAGGCGTTATCTGGATAAATTGTTACTTTGCTTTTGACCGAGATTCTCCTTATGGAGGGTATAAGATGAGTGGATTTGGGAGAGATATGGGGATAGACGGACTTGATAAGTATCTTCATGCTAAAAGTGTTGCCACTCCCATATATAATAGCCCTTGGCTGTGA
- the LOC141708656 gene encoding aldehyde dehydrogenase 1-like isoform X1 → MSGESNGKLTEAATVKKMELIPEIKFTKLFINGQFVDSVSGKTFETIDPRTGDVITKVAQGIKEDIDLAVQAARDAFDDGPWPRLSGANVQLYNVYADDQQRRRILMKLADLIDANAEELAALDAIDGGKLFHDGKNIDIPGAAETFRYYAGVADKIHGETLKMSREFQAYTLREPIGVVGHIIPWNFPTQMFAMKVGPALAAGCTMIVKPAEQTPLSALYCAHLTKLAGIPDGAVNVVTGYGPVAGAAISSHMDIDKVSFTGSTEVGRLVMQAAAMSNLKQVSLELGGKSPVIIFDDAELDKAVDLALLGSLYNKAKICVAGSRVFVQEGIYVEFVKKLEEKVRLWVVGDPFDVDSQQGPQVEKKQFEKILSYIEHGKREGATLLAGGKRFGQKGFYIQPTIFTDVKDDMIIAKEEIFGPVMSVLKFKTTGEVIRRANATKYGLAAGVITNNLDTANTVSRSIRAGVIWINCYFAFDRDSPYGGYKMSGFGRDMGIDGLDKYLHAKSVATPIYNSPWL, encoded by the exons ATGAGTGGGGAAAGCAATGGAAAGCTAACAGAAGCTGCTACAGTGAAGAAGATGGAGTTGATTCCTGAAATCAAGTTCACCAAGCTGTTTATCAATGGACAATTTGTTGATTCCGTCTCTG GTAAAACTTTCGAGACTATAGACCCAAGAACAGGAGATGTAATTACAAAGGTTGCCCAAGGAATCAAAGAAGATATTGATTTGGCTGTCCAGGCTGCCCGTGATGCATTTGACGATGGACCATGGCCTCGCTTATCAGGAGCT AATGTTCAATTGTATAATGTTTATGCTGATGATCAGCAAAGGAGAAGGATTTTGATGAAACTGGCCGACTTGATTGACGCAAACGCAGAAGAGTTGGCTGCTTTGGATGCAATTGACGGAGGAAAACTATTTCATGATGGCAAGAATATTGATATTCCGGGTGCAGCAGAAACCTTCCGCTATTATGCAGGTGTAGCAGATAAAATTCATGGAGAAACATTGAaaatgtcgagggagtttcaagcATACACTTTGCGTGAGCCCATTGGTGTTGTTGGGCACATCATTCCTTGGAACTTCCCCACTCAAATGTTTGCAATGAAAGTTGGTCCAGCATTAGCTGCTGGCTGCACCATGATCGTCAAGCCCGCCGAGCAGACACCTCTTTCAGCTTTGTACTGTGCTCATTTGACGAAGCTG GCAGGCATTCCAGATGGAGCGGTCAATGTTGTAACAGGTTACGGGCCCGTAGCTGGTGCTGCTATTAGTTCTCATATGGACATTGATAAG GTAAGTTTCACAGGATCCACAGAAGTGGGGCGTTTAGTAATGCAGGCTGCAGCAATGAGCAACTTAAAACAAGTCTCACTTGAACTAGGGGGCAAATCTCCCGTCATAATATTCGATGATGCAGAGCTTGATAAAGCGGTGGATCTAGCTCTTTTAGGAAGTCTGTATAATAAGGCAA AAATTTGTGTGGCCGGTTCCCGTGTCTTTGTCCAGGAAGGTATTTATGTTGAATTTGTGAAGAAATTGGAAGAGAAAGTCAGATTATGGGTAGTGGGGGATCCATTTGATGTAGATTCTCAGCAAGGACCTCAA GTCGAGAAGAAACAATTTGAGAAAATACTTTCGTACATTGAACATGGCAAGAGGGAAGGTGCCACTTTGTTAGCTGGTGGGAAGCGCTTTGGCCAAAAGGGATTTTATATTCAGCCAACTATATTTACTGATGTTAAG GATGATATGATAATCGCAAAGGAAGAAATATTCGGTCCTGTCATGTCAGTCCTGAAGTTCAA GACCACTGGTGAGGTGATTAGAAGAGCTAATGCCACAAAATATGGTTTGGCAGCAGGTGTTATCACCAATAATTTGGACACAGCCAACACTGTATCAAGATCAATTCGAGCAGGCGTTATCTGGATAAATTGTTACTTTGCTTTTGACCGAGATTCTCCTTATGGAGGGTATAAGATGAGTGGATTTGGGAGAGATATGGGGATAGACGGACTTGATAAGTATCTTCATGCTAAAAGTGTTGCCACTCCCATATATAATAGCCCTTGGCTGTGA